The DNA sequence GAATTACCTTCTGGCGCCAATTTCAAGGTTATATTTCCAGAAGCTAATGACACTCCAGCTGCAGATATGCCCATAGTGGCATGAACTAATACCAATAATGGCATTGTTAGGAAATATTTTTCTGGCAATGTTGTAAAGGTCCAACCAAGTATGCTTAAAATAAAAAGAGGCCCACAAACTTGCAGTACAGATTTATTGCTGAATTTATCAGATATTCTTCCCCAAAAATGCAAAAAGAAAAATGTCATTAACTGCCCTAACACCATCAGAATTATGATAGTGGACATATTTAGTTCCAATCTTTTTAACATATAAACGGTAAAGAATGGTGCGGCCAAGTTGACTGCAAAATTCCATGATCCCAAAAATTTTATTAGATTTCTATAATTTTTATCTCTTAGAGGCTGAGAAAATAGCATTAGGATATTGCTTTCTGCTTTCAATGACATACCTGGCTCAGGTATCTTAGAAATATAATACACTCCGATTATCCCAGATAAATATCCAAAAAAGAATATTATAGAATAGCTAAATATGCTTAAATCAGGATAAGAAGTACTCCAAAAATCAATGAAAAAGCCTGCTATAAGCGCTATTGGAATAGTTGACAATGTTGCGAGTCTCATCCTCTTTGAAAAAAATGAGCCTAATACTTCTATAGGTATTAGATCTCTCATCCAAGAGTTCCAGCTGCACCCACCTATAGATGAAAATATTGATTGGAATATTAAAAACAAGACGAACAAAATAATGCCTAAATTAAAATTGACTAAGCATGGCAACAAAGCTATTAATAAAATAAAGGATCTGCTGAATGCGGAAGAAAACATTGAGATTTTTCTTCTGTCCCTATATTTCTCAACTATATAAACAGAAGGTATTTGGATAAGATTTGCTATAGCAGGAATTGATGCCATAATTCCTATTAGTAAATTTGATGCCCCAAGACTTAATGCAAATGCTGTGAGAAAAGTTCCACTTGTCAAAGTTATCATTATCTGGCTTGTTACCCCGTCACGAAGTATATATTTCAGGCCAGTATTTTGATCATAAGAGTTCATTATACCTCACGCCTAATTATAATTATAAGAATGAAATTCCAATTATTCTATTTATTCACTTAATTAACTTTGAAGCTAACTTTATATAACTACCTATGTTAAGAAAACAATTATTTGATATTAGAATAAATTTCAGGGACATATTTCAAAATAATTTTCATTCTTGAGTCATCCTCAAATTGGTCAGGAAAACAGAAGTTTGGGGTAACTTCATATTTATAGCCTTGTTCCAATAATCCATATGCAATAAGCTCGCAACAAACAACATTTTTGTCGATGTCAATCCTAAAGTATTTCCTCAAATCTTTCTTGATCAGTCTTTTAATTAAAAATAGATTCCCCGTCCTGAGAAATTGAATGTAGCTGTATCCCAATCCAAGGTACATCATGCAGTCCTTAACAAGTTTATCTTTGTCAATGTAATCTGGGGGCCTCACTATCATTAAGTCATCTGTATCAAGATAATCCTTTACTTCTTTTACCTGGACCCCACCAACAGTCGATTCAACGCTCTTTTCATATCCCATATACAATCTGCAGTGTGGCCATCTAGCATCTGGAACGGCCTTACATATGATAGATTCAATTGGACTTTTTTCATTTCTGCTCAGTATTATGTCCCCCTTTTCGAGTGATGAAATGAATTTTTCTTTAGAAGACGTAATTTCCATTATATCCTCTGGAAATTAATAGTAATTATATATAAATTTTTTTGATTTATTAACTATATCTAATTTTTACCAAAGTTTTTTATAGATTGAAGTTAATATTAATGGCATGAGGTAGTATAATGAAAGTATGTATTCTTTATGATTCAAAATTTGGTACGGGAAAAACATGTATGGAGTACCTAGGTTCAATCATCCAAGATAAGGGAAATGATGTTGATATTTATTCAGTTAAAGAAATCAAACCTGATTCTGTGCCAGATGCCGATTTATATATTTTTAGTGCGCCGACACATCTTGCAAACGTTAGTGGCAAGATGAAGGGATTTTTGAAAAAAATAGAAAATAAAGATGGAAAAAGGTATTCCGTTATCACAACATGTATGGCACCGGATAAGTCAAGTGCTACTGAAACAATGGAGCAAATTTTGAATGAAAAAGGCATGAATATGGCAGCCCAAAGTATAAAGATTAGAGTAAAAGAACTTAAAGGTCCTGCAGAAGAATATTCAAAAGAACAGTTGAAAGATCTGGCAAAAGAACTTATGGAAGAGCTTGGGTGATTAAATGAAAAAAATATTGATTTCTTTAGCCATATTATTTTTTGTTATAGCTTCATTTAACTCTGTTTCAGCACAAAAAAATGTAGCTCTTGTCTCGAATTCCATTGACTACAATATAAATAGTAACATAATATCTATCCTACAAAGTCGAGGCATGAATGTTGTTTATTTTGGAAGAACTGATCCAGGATATAATACCTACCCTTACGTTATAATACTAGGCGGACCAGATGCACCAGACCATACTGGAGCATTATCTTTACAGATTTTGCCACCAAATGAAAGTTATAATTTAAGAAATATTAAGGGATACCAGATATTCTACGAAAAAAGGGATCAGTGGATATCGAGACAAGAAGTATTTGTCATTGCAGGAAGTGATAGGGAGAATACATACTTTGCTGTTCAGAGTAACCTTGTTACCTTGATTGACAGGATTGCAGAAGATACTGGAAGCCCAGCAGTTCCATATACTTTGATTAATTCCTCCCAGTTAAAGCAGTTGATTGCTAGTGGAGAACCCCTTTTTATAATAGATGTTAGAAATTCCGATGAATATAGGGCAGGGCATATCTCTGGTGCAGTCAATATTACTGGAATTGAATTAGGCTCTGTTCTTTCGAGCATACCTCGAGATAGAAAAATAATAGTATATTGTAGCACTAGTCAAGCAGCAATAACAAACGCACAGTTTTTAGCAAACAAGGGATTTGCAAACGTATATGCATTGACAGACCCCTATTCAGTATATATTAATAGTTAATTTTTTATTTTTTGAAGTATTCTTTCAAAGGTGTCCAGTAGTAATCTATCCAACCTTGGTCATAGTCAGAAGCCTGCTCTTCGGGCACTTTAGAATGAACCATCTCTATTTCAGTGCCGCCCTGCACTTTCTTAAATTTTAATTCAAATATAGATGGAGGATAACCTTTTGGCCATTCAGTTGTTGACCATTCTTGAACTATTTTTTTTCCTTTCTCTAACTCTAAATGTTTGCCAAAAATATATCCATCCCATGCAGTGAACTTCCCACCAATTTTAGAATCAGAAGTAGCTTTGCTTCCCGTAAATTCAGAATGTTTTTTTCCATCAATAATCGCTTCATATATCTGTTCCGGTTCTGCTGGAATAACTACCTTCTGCTTTAATGTTTTAAACTTAAATTCCAACTAATTCACCCCTTCTTTTTTTCTTTAGGAGGCAATGACTTTGTATATTCAAACGATTTATTAAGCCAAGAAGCAATGAAACTTCTGTCTTTAGTTAGTGGATCTATAATAGTGACATACTGCTTCATTGTCTTTCCCATTGACTCAAATGGTCCAAAAAGTTCTTTCTTTGATAAAGCTTCCTCCTTTTCTTCATTTGATAATCTAATAATTATCTTATCTTCATATAGTCCAGTAAACATATTTCCATTTACATAACAAACTGGATATCCAAACATCTTCTTTCTTTCACACTCGAAAGGCTCGTTTAAATATGCAAATAGTTCAATAAGTTCCGGTGGAGATTTGTTCCAACTCAAAGCCCCACCTATTTTTTCTCTTCAAATTTAAGTGATGCGGAATTCATACAGTATCTTTTACCAGTTGGTTTTGGACCATCATCGAAAACATGGCCCAAATGGCCACCGCATTTACTACATAATACTTCTGTTCTGACCATTCCATATGATAAATCATCGTGCTCTTCTACATTATCTTTTTCGGATGGCTCAGAGAAACTTGGCCATCCAGTACCAGAATCAAATTTGTCCTCTGAATCAAAAAGCTCATTCCCGCATCCAGCACAAACATATTTTCCTTTCTTTTTATTGTCTAGTAACTTGCCACTAAATGGTCTTTCTGTTCCCTTTTCTCTCAGAATATGGTACTCTTCAGGGGTAAGTTTTTTCTTCCATTCCTCTTCGGTGGGGTTTATCTTTTCTTTCATAATAATCCTAGAATTGTTTAAATATTAAAATTTATATAGTTATTTACTATTAATTGTTTGGATATTAAAAAAACTACTATAGTCTATGTGGGATATGATAAAAATGTTGAATAAAAAAAGGTTATTGGTAGCCATTATTACTGGGGCTATCTTGGGTGTATTCTGTATTATTGGAGTTGGAAGCAGAATAGGATATGGTAATTATATTTTCTTATTAGCTATGTGGTATAACAGGGTAGTTATGGGGCTACTAATCGGCCTTTCAGGGGAAATAAGATTAACTAAAGGCCCTATCAATACTGTAATTAGAGGCTTCATACTGGGGATAATAGTATCAAGTGCCATATTTCTATCAAGTGAATTTAGGGATGTTCCAAGTTTTTTCGCCGGGATAGTTTATGGAATTATTATCGATTTTGTTGCAACTAAATATGAAAAAAATAAATAATTTAAGGATTATCCGGAGCACCTAGACTTGATGAACAAGATATGTCCATAGTAGTCTCTGGGAATCCTTCTTTATTTTGAATTTTGTCCATTTCACGATTCTTTCTCTTTTCTAGTTCTTCTTTTTCTAAGACCCCATATGCTACTTTTCCTATTAGAGTCAATGGTAATTCTTTTCTAAACTCAATTTCTTCTGGACAGCTCCATTTTATCAAGTGCTCTTGACAATAATCCATAAGTTCTTTTGCTAGCTCTTTGCTTGCTTTAGATGGATCTTTCAAAGAAATAAATGCTTTGACACTTTTCATTTTGTGAGGATGGGGAATTCCAATAGCGCAAGATAATGCGACTAGAGGATGACTGTCCAAAACATCTTCAATCTGCGATGGATAAACATTCATTCCAGAGGATATTATGATTCGTTTAAGTCTTTGCTTAAAATAGATAAATCCATCAGGATCCATATGACCTGCATCTCCAGTGTGAAGCCATCTTTTTCCATCGGGATGAACTTTAACAGTTTTCTCCGTTTCTTCAGGATGGTCAAGGTATCCTCTCATCAGTGTAGGGCCGCTGACACATATTTCGCCTTCTTCTCCCGGAAGAGCTTCTTCAAATGTGTCTAGTTTTACTATCTTGATAATAATGTCCGATAGAGGTATTCCTACACTTCCCTGCCTATAACTATTTTTAGGCATAATAGTAACACCCGTTACAGATTCAGTTAATCCGTAACCTTCTCTTAAAACAACATTTCCCCCGGATTTTGAAGCTGCATTTTCAAATTCTAATTTAATATCATGAGGGAGATGATCTCCACCACAGAATGCCCCCTTTATACAGCTAAAATCGACCTTGGATATCTTAGGATTTCTAGCAAGTGCAGCATAAAGAGTTGGAACACCTGCCATATATGTGGGCTTTTTAGTTTTTATTAGATTTAAAACAGTTTCTGCAGAAAACTTAGGAACTAAAATACATTTGCCGCCATCAATCAAAAAGGTATGCACACAAACCCCTAGGCCGAATCCATGAAATATTGGGAGAATTGAAAGAACTGAATCACCTTCTACCAATGGCCCCTGTGCAGTGGCTTGCATAGCGAGACAGTTTAGATTATGACTTGAAAGTTCAATCCCTTTAGGAACTCCCGTAGTTCCACCACTATAGAGAATAACTGCAAGTTCATCAGGATCCATTTTTATTTTTTCTATTTGAGAGTACTCATTTTCCATTAGATCTTCCCACCAAGAGACTCTCGGATCGAATGGGACTTTTTTTATTTTTCTTCCAGATGTTAGTTTAAATCCAATCTTTTTTAGGGTTGGGAGATAGTCTGTTATTTTTGCGAGTATTAGTTTTTCAACTGATGTAGACTCTAATATATCTATAAAATTACCATAAAATGCATCAAGTGTTATAGCATATTTGCTTTTGCTTAAATTAAGGTAAAATTTTACTTCTTTTGGGGGGGAAAGTGGGTGAATCATGCTCGTTATGCCGCCAATTTTGTTCGCGGCATAAAAACAAATAATCGCCTGTGGACAGTTAGGCATACATATAGTAATCCTATCGCCCTTTCTAAGGCCAAGGGCGTAAAGAGCATTGGCAAAGCGATCTATATCGGCTAAAAATTCTCTATATGTTGAAGTAAGGTCTAAAAAGTCATAAGCTATCCTGTCTGGATATTTCATAGAGGCATCGTAAATAGCCTCATACATTGTTTTTTTAGGATAATCGATTGATTCAGGGATATAAGATTCGTAATACTTTAACCACGGCTTTTTTTCATACATCATTTTCCCTCCGTTTCTATCAAATAATCCTTAATATCTTCTTCAGAAGGTGGCTTTTCTAGTAGTTCAGGATTCTGCATAAATTTAGTAAAAAGCTCAATAGCTTTAACAAAATATATTCCTTCACTTATACGATCATCTAAAGTACAGCCTATTCTAACTACCTCTTTAACTTTTAATTCACCTTCATCATCAATAACTGGGGCTTTATGAATCTTGCCCAGTACCATAAAATTTGATGTATTTCCATATTCAAACAGATGATGGAATACAGAATCTAGCCCTAAACTACCAAGATTAGAAACATACACACTCGCATACATTGGGTCATCTTTGACTATAGACGCCGGTAAAATTCCATAATAATCAAGACCTCTCCATACCCAGACTATAAATCTTAAGATAAAATCAGGGAACTTAATAAGAAGGTCTATTTCTTTTTCTTCGTGCTTTTTTTCATCTCCTCTGCCATATTCTAGAGCTTTAGCCATTCGTTGTATCACTGTGTCCAAAGTATCTCTTGGTTCAAAAGTAACTTTAATATTCGAATACCCTGCGTCCTCGTCCAATTTTTTCTTGACAATCATCGAGATTTGTATTTCGTTTCTTTGGAATATTCGTCTGCCCATAACAAATCTATTCAATTGTGGCCTCATAGCTACTGTCCTAACTAAAGAAGCAATAAAAATATGAAAAAACTTAACTTTCTTTTCACTTAACCCCTCATTAACTTTTTCCATATATTCCAAAGTTTTCTCAACTTCAAAATCAAAATCTGCATAAATTGCCGATTCAGTTCTCGTTTTCATTACAAATGGATAAATCCTCTTATAATTGGGTAATGTTCTTATCTGCTTACCGTCGCATCTATCGCCAAAGGCCATATATTATCACCAAATGTTGATACAATATTAGACATTTGACGTTTTTATTTATAATGTTTTCCGTTTTAAATTCCGAGGTAAAAAGAAGGCTTACTTATTATTCAAAAAGACATGCCCATATGAGGGCATAGAATATCCCAATCTATTAGTTTGAATTTAATTTTAATTTAATTAATTTTAGTATCTCAAACCACATTATGCTGATAATTCCCAAAACAAGGCATATTAAAAGATCATTTATGTGGAGTACTGATAAAAGAAATAACTCCCTAAGAAATGGAATGTAGAGCACCATACCTAAGAATAGTAATGCTCCAAAAGTAACATACCAGAGGGCCGAATTTGGAGATTTCAAAGTCTTTAATATTGTTCTTGTCCAAGATCTGTTAGTAAAAATTAATGCTAAATTAGCAACTATTAAAGTTGTAAATGTAAATGCACGAGCTTCCATTTCACCTTGACCTCTGCTCAGCACGATAATATATGTAACTAACACTATAATTAAGACGCTGAAACCTTGCAAGAAACTCAATAAAGCTGTCGATTTGCCAAAAATATTCTCTTTTGTACCTCTTGGAGGTCTGTTCATAACATTTGCCTCTTCAGGCTCAGCTTCAAAGACAACTGAGCAGGCAGGATCTATTATTAACTCAAGGAATACTATATGAACAGGCAATAGAACTAGTGGCATTTTAAGAAGAACCGGTATAAGTGACATCCCCGCTATAGGAACATGTATAGCCAAAATATATGCCATGGCTTTCTTTAAATTATCAAAGATTCTTCTACCCATTCTAACTGATTTAACTATTGAAGAGAAGTCATCATCGAGTAACACAAGATCTGCAGATTCTCTAGCAACGTCTGTCCCTCTTCCTCCCATTGCTATCCCAATATTTGAAGATTTAAGGGCAGGTGCATCGTTAACTCCATCTCCCGTCATAGCCACAACTTCGCCATTAAATTTCAGTGCGTTGACTATCCTCAAT is a window from the Methanofastidiosum sp. genome containing:
- a CDS encoding MFS transporter, with amino-acid sequence MNSYDQNTGLKYILRDGVTSQIMITLTSGTFLTAFALSLGASNLLIGIMASIPAIANLIQIPSVYIVEKYRDRRKISMFSSAFSRSFILLIALLPCLVNFNLGIILFVLFLIFQSIFSSIGGCSWNSWMRDLIPIEVLGSFFSKRMRLATLSTIPIALIAGFFIDFWSTSYPDLSIFSYSIIFFFGYLSGIIGVYYISKIPEPGMSLKAESNILMLFSQPLRDKNYRNLIKFLGSWNFAVNLAAPFFTVYMLKRLELNMSTIIILMVLGQLMTFFFLHFWGRISDKFSNKSVLQVCGPLFILSILGWTFTTLPEKYFLTMPLLVLVHATMGISAAGVSLASGNITLKLAPEGNSTAYLALSSIINSITAAIAPIIGGLFADFFEKRELALTLEWISPENALLFETFNLKSWDFFFFLAFLIGLYSLHSLAVVKEGEETRKKIIFNELFLEARHGIRGFSNIGGGLRYMIQFPFSTMLLVRNNDFLKRRLMKKIRLKNIYRYKE
- the msrB gene encoding peptide-methionine (R)-S-oxide reductase MsrB, whose amino-acid sequence is MKEKINPTEEEWKKKLTPEEYHILREKGTERPFSGKLLDNKKKGKYVCAGCGNELFDSEDKFDSGTGWPSFSEPSEKDNVEEHDDLSYGMVRTEVLCSKCGGHLGHVFDDGPKPTGKRYCMNSASLKFEEKK
- a CDS encoding rhodanese-like domain-containing protein, coding for MKKILISLAILFFVIASFNSVSAQKNVALVSNSIDYNINSNIISILQSRGMNVVYFGRTDPGYNTYPYVIILGGPDAPDHTGALSLQILPPNESYNLRNIKGYQIFYEKRDQWISRQEVFVIAGSDRENTYFAVQSNLVTLIDRIAEDTGSPAVPYTLINSSQLKQLIASGEPLFIIDVRNSDEYRAGHISGAVNITGIELGSVLSSIPRDRKIIVYCSTSQAAITNAQFLANKGFANVYALTDPYSVYINS
- a CDS encoding AMP-binding protein; this translates as MMYEKKPWLKYYESYIPESIDYPKKTMYEAIYDASMKYPDRIAYDFLDLTSTYREFLADIDRFANALYALGLRKGDRITICMPNCPQAIICFYAANKIGGITSMIHPLSPPKEVKFYLNLSKSKYAITLDAFYGNFIDILESTSVEKLILAKITDYLPTLKKIGFKLTSGRKIKKVPFDPRVSWWEDLMENEYSQIEKIKMDPDELAVILYSGGTTGVPKGIELSSHNLNCLAMQATAQGPLVEGDSVLSILPIFHGFGLGVCVHTFLIDGGKCILVPKFSAETVLNLIKTKKPTYMAGVPTLYAALARNPKISKVDFSCIKGAFCGGDHLPHDIKLEFENAASKSGGNVVLREGYGLTESVTGVTIMPKNSYRQGSVGIPLSDIIIKIVKLDTFEEALPGEEGEICVSGPTLMRGYLDHPEETEKTVKVHPDGKRWLHTGDAGHMDPDGFIYFKQRLKRIIISSGMNVYPSQIEDVLDSHPLVALSCAIGIPHPHKMKSVKAFISLKDPSKASKELAKELMDYCQEHLIKWSCPEEIEFRKELPLTLIGKVAYGVLEKEELEKRKNREMDKIQNKEGFPETTMDISCSSSLGAPDNP